One region of Helicoverpa zea isolate HzStark_Cry1AcR chromosome 24, ilHelZeax1.1, whole genome shotgun sequence genomic DNA includes:
- the LOC124642275 gene encoding uncharacterized protein LOC124642275 translates to MPGIQCAACKLFASAIEGVKCGSSKCRRLYHRGCVNFKPDVAIPPSWRCPECKKNLVRDNRADTPIRGSAGSAGGPASQTSSVARTTGELDASCSSPAPVVCEQQRASPSSASTPLHRSASTAVTAAREISPVVGSGLGLLMDELRAMRGEIQEFRKEMELEMAQLVSAMSHCNGRIDGLEARISALEQQAATGRSSADEVVEELRRELNDRDQDLLANDVEITNIPEAPSDHPIHIAKVVGLKLGVQLEERDIISAERVGGKQLNATSSAGPAVTRPRAIVVRLARRELRDELLASARVRRGATTADLDLPGPPQRFFINERLTKTNRRLFRMARDAARLHNWRFVWTKRGRILARRSPGDSTQRIRTDEDIVKFFGPVNNETT, encoded by the coding sequence ATGCCGGGTATCCAGTGCGCAGCTTGCAAGCTCTTTGCATCGGCGATAGAGGGCGTCAAGTGTGGTAGTAGCAAGTGTCGGCGACTATACCACCGAGGATGCGTTAATTTTAAGCCAGACGTAGCTATCCCACCTTCCTGGCGCTGCCCTGAATGTAAAAAGAACCTGGTCAGGGATAACAGGGCAGATACTCCAATCAGAGGTTCGGCTGGCTCCGCGGGAGGTCCTGCAAGCCAAACTAGCTCAGTGGCCCGCACGACTGGTGAGTTGGATGCCAGCTGCTCTAGCCCAGCACCCGTGGTCTGCGAGCAACAACGCGCTAGCCCGTCGTCTGCTTCTACGCCGCTACATAGGAGCGCCTCCACAGCTGTCACTGCGGCACGGGAAATCTCTCCTGTCGTAGGCTCTGGTTTGGGTTTGCTCATGGATGAGTTGAGAGCGATGCGTGGGGAGATTCAAGAGTTTCGCAAGGAGATGGAGTTGGAGATGGCGCAGCTGGTATCTGCAATGAGTCACTGCAATGGGCGCATCGATGGCCTCGAGGCCAGAATAAGCGCTTTGGAACAACAGGCTGCTACGGGTCGTTCATCGGCAGATGAGGTCGTGGAAGAGTTGAGGCGCGAGCTGAACGATAGGGATCAGGACCTATTGGCAAATGATGTGGAGATAACTAATATACCGGAGGCTCCTTCTGATCACCCTATCCACATCGCTAAAGTTGTAGGCCTTAAGTTAGGGGTACAGTTGGAGGAGCGCGACATCATCAGCGCGGAGCGGGTCGGCGGCAAGCAGCTCAACGCCACTAGCTCTGCCGGGCCGGCGGTGACGCGGCCGCGTGCCATAGTCGTGCGCCTGGCGCGCCGCGAGCTGCGCGACGAGCTGCTGGCGAGcgcgcgcgtgcggcgcgggGCGACCACCGCCGACCTCGACCTGCCCGGCCCGCCACAGCGCTTCTTCATCAACGAGCGCCTCACGAAGACAAATCGCCGGTTGTTTCGGATGGCCCGAGATGCTGCTCGCCTCCACAATTGGAGATTTGTGTGGACCAAGCGCGGGCGCATACTTGCCAGGAGGAGTCCGGGTGATTCCACTCAAAGAATCCGCACTGATGAGgatattgttaagttttttggacctgttaataatgaaacaacttga